Proteins found in one Nostoc sp. NIES-3756 genomic segment:
- a CDS encoding Rpn family recombination-promoting nuclease/putative transposase produces MFDNICKFIAESFSPDFANWLLGESITLTELSPKELSLEPIRADALILLQSSDVVLHLEFQTQPDANIPFRMADYRLRVYRRFPQKRMLQVVIYLNKTTSELVYQTTFSILRLVFKTSAMNLQSSVYGNNHQKYF; encoded by the coding sequence GTGTTCGATAATATTTGTAAGTTTATCGCTGAAAGCTTTTCGCCAGACTTCGCCAATTGGTTGTTAGGAGAATCTATCACCCTGACAGAGTTAAGCCCCAAAGAATTATCCTTAGAACCAATCCGTGCTGATGCTTTAATATTGTTGCAATCGAGTGATGTTGTCCTGCATTTGGAATTTCAAACTCAGCCTGATGCCAATATTCCTTTTCGTATGGCAGATTATCGCTTACGGGTGTATCGTCGCTTTCCCCAAAAACGGATGCTTCAGGTAGTTATATACTTAAACAAAACCACATCAGAATTGGTATATCAAACTACGTTTAGTATTCTACGTTTAGTATTCAAAACCTCAGCCATGAATTTACAGTCATCCGTTTATGGGAACAATCACCAGAAATATTTTTGA
- a CDS encoding photosystem I assembly protein Ycf4 — MTASTTINKGDSPNGDSSASSVLHQKVLGSRRFSNYWWASVVTLGASGFLLAGISSYLKVNLLIVTDPTQLVFVPQGLVMGLYGTAGLLLALYLWLVILWDVGGGYNDFNRETGKIKIFRWGFPGKNRQIEINSRIQDIQSVRIDIKEGLNPRRALYLRVKGRRDIPLTRVGQPLPLSDLETQGAQLARFLGVPLEGL; from the coding sequence ATGACGGCATCAACAACAATTAACAAAGGCGATTCACCTAACGGTGATAGTTCCGCTTCTAGCGTCCTCCATCAAAAAGTTCTCGGTTCTCGTCGGTTCAGTAACTACTGGTGGGCAAGTGTTGTCACACTAGGGGCTTCTGGCTTTTTGTTGGCAGGTATATCTAGTTACCTAAAAGTTAATTTACTCATAGTTACCGATCCAACTCAACTGGTATTTGTACCCCAAGGGTTGGTAATGGGATTATATGGCACGGCTGGCTTGCTTTTAGCCTTGTATTTGTGGCTAGTTATCCTTTGGGACGTAGGCGGCGGTTACAACGATTTCAATCGTGAAACAGGTAAGATCAAAATTTTCCGATGGGGATTTCCTGGTAAAAACCGCCAGATTGAAATTAACAGTCGTATACAAGATATACAGTCTGTACGTATAGATATCAAAGAAGGTTTAAACCCTCGCCGCGCCCTTTACTTACGTGTGAAAGGCCGCCGGGATATACCTCTAACCAGAGTTGGTCAACCGTTACCTTTGTCAGACCTAGAAACTCAAGGCGCACAGTTAGCCCGGTTTTTAGGAGTACCTTTGGAAGGTTTGTAA
- a CDS encoding peptidylprolyl isomerase has protein sequence MRLKFSQFLVAFLLIGSLMLAGCNAQEVGSNSSPASTTAVETTTTTSAEATSVSQTNSESNPGMTNSLPRLEGKATVVITVKGAPITVEVDGTNAPITAGNFVDLVQKGVYDGTVFHRVVRQPQPFVVQGGDPQSKDPKSSPQLWGTGGYVDPKTNTERRIPLEIKPKGEATPIYSKTFESAGITKAPELQHKQGAVAMARSQQPDSASSQFYFALADLGFLDGNYAVFGTVTQGFDVVNNIQQGDRIDSAKVTQGAENLKAAQ, from the coding sequence ATGCGGTTAAAATTTTCACAATTCTTGGTTGCGTTTTTGCTCATCGGTTCCCTGATGTTGGCAGGCTGTAATGCACAGGAGGTTGGAAGCAATTCTTCTCCTGCATCCACTACAGCAGTTGAAACAACTACCACGACAAGTGCTGAAGCAACATCTGTTTCTCAAACAAATAGTGAGAGTAATCCAGGAATGACTAATTCTTTACCACGCCTTGAAGGCAAAGCTACTGTGGTAATTACGGTTAAGGGTGCGCCTATTACTGTTGAAGTAGACGGTACAAATGCCCCAATCACAGCTGGCAATTTTGTTGATTTAGTCCAAAAAGGTGTTTACGACGGTACAGTCTTTCATCGCGTGGTTCGTCAGCCTCAACCTTTCGTAGTTCAAGGTGGCGATCCTCAAAGTAAAGACCCTAAAAGTTCTCCTCAACTTTGGGGAACTGGCGGTTATGTTGATCCAAAAACAAACACTGAGCGCCGTATTCCTTTGGAAATTAAACCCAAAGGAGAAGCAACCCCAATTTATAGCAAAACATTCGAGTCTGCTGGTATAACAAAAGCACCTGAGTTACAGCATAAACAAGGGGCGGTAGCTATGGCGCGATCGCAACAACCAGACTCTGCTTCTTCTCAGTTTTACTTTGCTTTAGCGGATTTAGGCTTCCTTGACGGTAACTATGCTGTATTTGGTACTGTTACTCAAGGTTTTGATGTAGTAAACAATATTCAGCAAGGCGATCGCATCGACTCTGCTAAGGTTACTCAAGGTGCTGAAAATTTAAAAGCTGCACAATAG
- a CDS encoding folate/biopterin family MFS transporter, whose amino-acid sequence MLIDSSGLSKVKDSVKKQIFFGNEPTTELIAILSVYFVQGILGLARLAVSFFLKDELLLSPVQVSALLGVVALPWMVKPLFGFISDGLPIFGYRRRPYLVLSGILGAISWVSLATIVHTSWAAALAIALGSLSVAVSDVIVDSLVVERVRTESQANVGSLQALCWGASAFGGLITAYFSGLLLEHFTTRTVFWITASFPLIVSGVAWLIAESPVSKDEENTNLLSVKHQLKQLRQAFSQKSIWLPTAFIFIWQATPTADSAFFFFSTNELHFEPEFLGRVRLVTSLASLIGVWIFQRFLKSVSFRVIFGWSTVISAVLGMTMLLLVTHTNRALGIDDRWFSLGDSLVLTVMGQIAYMPVLVLSARLCPPGVEATLFALLMSVFNLAGMVSYEVGAIIMHWLGITETNFDSLWLLVLITNFSTLLPLPFLNWLPSDDEETETSVLLPDSANSQVPNLVPE is encoded by the coding sequence ATGCTGATTGACTCCTCTGGCTTGTCCAAGGTCAAAGACTCAGTAAAGAAACAAATTTTCTTCGGTAATGAACCTACTACCGAATTAATTGCCATCCTTAGCGTCTATTTTGTCCAAGGAATTTTAGGGTTAGCGCGGCTAGCCGTTAGCTTTTTCCTCAAGGATGAATTATTGCTAAGTCCTGTACAGGTATCAGCCTTATTAGGTGTTGTTGCCTTACCTTGGATGGTGAAGCCATTGTTTGGCTTTATTTCTGATGGCTTACCGATATTTGGCTATCGTCGCCGACCATATTTAGTGTTATCAGGAATACTAGGGGCGATTTCTTGGGTGAGTTTGGCCACAATAGTTCATACTAGCTGGGCAGCAGCTTTGGCGATCGCTCTTGGTTCCCTCTCCGTCGCCGTCAGTGATGTAATAGTTGACTCGCTAGTTGTGGAAAGAGTCAGAACGGAATCTCAGGCTAATGTTGGTTCACTACAAGCGTTATGCTGGGGTGCTTCTGCCTTTGGTGGCTTGATTACAGCATATTTTAGCGGGTTGCTACTTGAGCATTTCACCACCCGTACCGTATTTTGGATTACCGCCTCATTTCCTCTCATTGTCTCAGGAGTGGCTTGGTTAATTGCTGAGTCTCCCGTAAGTAAAGATGAGGAAAACACCAATCTTCTCAGCGTCAAGCATCAACTAAAGCAACTCCGCCAAGCATTTTCACAAAAAAGTATTTGGCTACCGACAGCATTTATTTTCATCTGGCAAGCCACACCTACTGCTGACTCGGCCTTTTTCTTCTTCAGCACAAACGAACTCCACTTTGAACCAGAATTTTTAGGGCGAGTGCGCTTAGTAACAAGCCTTGCTTCTTTAATTGGTGTGTGGATTTTTCAACGTTTCTTAAAAAGCGTTTCCTTCCGAGTAATTTTTGGTTGGAGTACAGTTATTTCCGCAGTTTTAGGAATGACAATGCTGCTGCTGGTGACGCACACAAACAGAGCTTTGGGCATAGATGACCGTTGGTTTAGTTTGGGTGATAGCCTTGTTCTCACAGTGATGGGACAAATTGCTTATATGCCAGTGTTGGTATTATCAGCTAGGCTTTGTCCTCCTGGTGTGGAAGCTACACTATTTGCTTTATTAATGTCAGTTTTCAATTTAGCTGGTATGGTTTCCTACGAAGTGGGAGCTATCATCATGCACTGGCTGGGAATTACCGAAACTAACTTTGATTCACTTTGGCTTTTGGTATTAATTACTAACTTCAGTACACTATTACCATTACCGTTTCTTAATTGGCTACCATCTGATGATGAGGAAACTGAAACCTCTGTATTATTGCCAGATTCCGCTAATAGCCAAGTACCTAATTTAGTACCCGAATAA
- a CDS encoding carotenoid oxygenase family protein: MQSFKTQEKDTLQKSYTREDWQGGYQSLTQEYDYWIDDIEGEIPLELQGTLFRNGPGLLDVNGQSIHHPFDGDGMISRITFVNGRAHYRNRFVHTEGYLAEKKAGKILHRGVFGTQKPGGWLANIFDFKLKNIANTNVIYWGNKLLALWEAAEPYRLDPKTLETLGREYFNGVLSEGEAFGAHPRFDPSCEQDNGAPCLVNFSIKPGLSTTITIFELNLAGEIVRKHAHSVPGFCFIHDFVITPNYCIFFQNPVTFNPIPFALGLRGAGECIKVQPNQPTKIIVIPRFPQPGQEEAKILEVRSGFIFHHINAFAVGEEILIDSICYDSLPEVEPESDFRQVDFEAIAPGQLWRFYLNLKDGTVECKLIEARCCEFPTIHPANVGRAYRYLYISAAHAATGNAPLQALLKIDLESGEKQLWSAAPRGFMGEPIFVLRPGAEKEDDGWILALVYDAAHHRSDVVILDASDFDKGPVARLHLKHHVPYGLHGNFTPEVFI, translated from the coding sequence ATGCAAAGTTTCAAAACCCAAGAAAAAGACACTTTACAAAAATCCTATACTCGTGAAGATTGGCAAGGGGGATATCAATCCCTAACGCAAGAGTATGATTATTGGATTGATGATATAGAAGGAGAAATTCCTTTAGAATTGCAAGGTACACTGTTTAGAAATGGGCCAGGATTACTTGATGTAAATGGGCAAAGCATTCATCACCCTTTTGATGGTGATGGGATGATTAGCCGCATCACCTTTGTTAATGGTCGCGCCCATTACCGCAACCGTTTTGTACATACAGAAGGATATTTAGCAGAAAAAAAAGCTGGTAAAATTCTGCATCGTGGAGTTTTTGGTACTCAAAAGCCTGGTGGCTGGTTAGCAAATATTTTTGATTTCAAATTGAAAAATATTGCTAATACAAATGTTATTTATTGGGGTAATAAACTTCTAGCATTGTGGGAGGCTGCGGAACCTTATCGCCTTGACCCCAAAACTTTAGAAACTCTGGGTAGAGAGTATTTTAATGGTGTTTTATCAGAAGGTGAAGCTTTTGGCGCTCATCCCCGTTTTGATCCTAGTTGTGAACAAGATAATGGCGCACCTTGCTTAGTTAATTTCTCAATTAAGCCAGGATTATCTACGACAATTACTATTTTTGAGCTAAATCTAGCGGGTGAGATTGTCAGAAAGCACGCTCACAGTGTGCCAGGATTTTGTTTTATTCACGATTTTGTGATCACGCCCAATTACTGTATTTTCTTTCAAAATCCTGTTACGTTTAACCCGATACCTTTTGCTTTAGGACTACGTGGTGCTGGGGAATGTATTAAGGTACAGCCAAATCAACCAACAAAAATTATTGTGATTCCCCGCTTTCCTCAACCAGGACAAGAGGAAGCCAAAATATTAGAAGTGCGTTCTGGTTTTATCTTCCATCACATTAATGCTTTTGCGGTGGGAGAGGAAATTCTTATAGACTCGATTTGCTACGACTCTTTACCAGAAGTAGAGCCAGAAAGTGATTTTCGTCAAGTAGATTTTGAAGCGATCGCACCTGGACAACTTTGGCGTTTTTACCTTAACCTCAAAGATGGGACAGTAGAATGTAAGTTAATTGAGGCTCGTTGTTGTGAGTTTCCTACTATCCATCCTGCTAACGTAGGACGTGCTTATCGATACTTATATATCAGTGCGGCTCATGCAGCTACAGGTAATGCACCATTGCAAGCATTACTGAAAATAGATTTGGAGTCTGGGGAAAAACAGCTTTGGAGTGCAGCACCTCGCGGTTTTATGGGTGAACCCATTTTTGTGCTTCGTCCGGGTGCAGAAAAAGAAGATGATGGTTGGATACTGGCGTTAGTTTATGATGCGGCTCATCATCGTTCGGATGTGGTAATTTTAGATGCCAGTGATTTTGATAAGGGGCCTGTAGCAAGGCTACATCTCAAGCATCATGTACCCTACGGTCTTCACGGCAACTTTACCCCAGAGGTGTTTATCTAA
- a CDS encoding beta-ketoacyl-ACP synthase has product MIEVVITGIGLLSALGTSLEESWQSLIAGKSGIKWHQPFPELAPLPLGLIDKKPSSLQSLTKVVVDAALKDALLVPPLTDCAVVVGSSRSYQASWERLARQIYAGETAKEEKLEDWLDTLPHMNAIATARQIGATGAIMSPMAACATGIWAIAQAAMLIQTGQYQRAIAGATEAPITPLTLSGFQQMGALAKTGAYPFDVNREGLVLGEGGAVFVLESKELAKQRQAKIYGEILGFGLTNDAYHSNQLDPEGKGAIAAIKQCLERSKLTFADIDYIHAHGTATQLNDQVESQVIKQLFPSEVAISSTKGSTGHTLGASGALGIAFSLLALEQKIIPPCVGLQKSEFDLNIVSTAQHSHIQRVLCFSLGFGGQNAVIALGKSS; this is encoded by the coding sequence ATGATTGAAGTTGTCATCACTGGTATTGGGCTACTTTCAGCCTTGGGTACAAGCCTAGAGGAGAGTTGGCAAAGTTTAATTGCTGGTAAGTCTGGAATCAAATGGCATCAGCCATTTCCAGAGTTAGCACCTTTACCTCTAGGCTTAATTGATAAAAAGCCGAGTAGTTTACAAAGCTTGACTAAGGTGGTTGTGGATGCAGCACTCAAAGATGCTCTTTTAGTCCCACCTTTAACTGATTGTGCTGTAGTCGTAGGTTCTAGTCGCAGTTATCAAGCATCATGGGAAAGACTAGCACGACAAATTTATGCTGGTGAAACTGCCAAGGAAGAGAAATTAGAGGATTGGTTAGATACTTTACCCCACATGAATGCGATCGCTACAGCGCGGCAAATTGGGGCAACAGGGGCAATTATGTCACCAATGGCAGCTTGTGCCACAGGAATTTGGGCGATCGCCCAAGCAGCTATGCTCATTCAAACGGGGCAATATCAACGAGCGATCGCTGGCGCTACTGAAGCACCAATTACGCCTTTAACTTTGTCAGGGTTTCAACAAATGGGTGCGTTAGCGAAAACAGGCGCTTACCCTTTTGATGTGAATCGTGAAGGTTTGGTATTAGGTGAAGGTGGGGCTGTCTTTGTATTGGAATCAAAAGAATTAGCCAAGCAGCGTCAAGCAAAGATTTATGGAGAAATTTTAGGTTTTGGCTTGACAAATGATGCTTATCATAGTAACCAATTAGATCCTGAAGGGAAAGGTGCGATCGCAGCTATTAAGCAATGTTTGGAACGAAGTAAGTTAACATTTGCTGACATTGATTATATTCATGCTCACGGTACGGCTACCCAGTTAAATGACCAGGTGGAAAGCCAAGTCATTAAACAATTATTTCCCTCAGAAGTAGCAATTAGCTCAACTAAAGGTAGCACAGGTCATACTTTAGGAGCATCAGGTGCTTTAGGAATAGCTTTTTCGCTTCTAGCTTTAGAGCAAAAAATAATACCTCCTTGCGTCGGGTTACAGAAATCTGAATTTGATTTGAATATAGTAAGTACAGCACAGCACAGCCATATTCAAAGGGTTTTGTGTTTCAGCTTGGGCTTTGGTGGACAGAATGCAGTTATTGCTTTGGGAAAAAGTAGCTAA
- a CDS encoding Glu/Leu/Phe/Val family dehydrogenase, producing MVSIPTLPLESATPGHICPFDQACSYLEAAAKELRLDQGTLEILSHPRRVVTVSIPVKLDNGDIRVLAGHRVQHSDILGPYKGGTRYHPAVTVNEVSALAMLMTWKCALLGIPYGGAKGGIPIDPQNYSVGELERITRRYTSELIKDIGPSLDIPAPDVGTSAREMAWMMDTYSMNVGHAVPGVVTGKPISVGGSRGREMATGRGVMIIVREALADLGKSLEGVRVVIQGFGNVGGAAAELLYQAGAKILAVSTVAGGIYSPDGLDIPALKAYVAENHKSIVGFPGSVLVSNAELLTLPCDVLIPAALENQITEENVDQIQAQIVAEAANGPVTLEANRVLEARGVTVLPDILANAGGVVVSYLEWVQGLSYLFWDEERVNKEMEHLMVQAYRQVIQQSKMRQVPLRLSAYTLGVGRVAQALHDRGLYP from the coding sequence ATGGTTTCCATACCGACGCTACCATTGGAAAGCGCTACTCCAGGACATATTTGCCCCTTTGATCAAGCCTGTAGTTACTTAGAAGCTGCTGCTAAAGAATTAAGACTAGACCAAGGAACACTGGAAATTCTTAGCCACCCCCGCAGAGTAGTCACAGTTTCTATTCCTGTGAAACTAGACAATGGTGATATTCGGGTTTTAGCAGGGCATAGGGTACAGCATTCTGATATTTTAGGCCCCTATAAAGGTGGAACACGTTACCATCCGGCTGTAACTGTCAACGAAGTATCAGCGTTAGCCATGCTGATGACTTGGAAATGTGCGTTGCTGGGGATTCCCTATGGTGGCGCGAAGGGAGGGATTCCTATAGACCCACAAAATTATAGTGTGGGTGAATTAGAACGAATTACTCGTCGTTATACTAGCGAGTTAATTAAAGATATTGGCCCTTCACTCGATATCCCTGCGCCAGATGTGGGAACTTCTGCCCGTGAGATGGCTTGGATGATGGATACTTACTCTATGAATGTTGGTCATGCTGTACCGGGAGTTGTCACAGGTAAGCCGATTTCTGTCGGCGGTTCGCGGGGACGGGAAATGGCAACTGGACGGGGTGTAATGATTATTGTGCGAGAAGCACTCGCAGATTTGGGTAAATCCTTAGAGGGTGTGCGAGTAGTTATTCAAGGTTTTGGTAATGTTGGTGGTGCGGCGGCTGAATTGTTGTACCAAGCTGGAGCGAAAATCCTGGCTGTCTCTACAGTTGCGGGTGGAATATATTCTCCTGATGGTTTAGATATTCCTGCATTAAAAGCTTATGTTGCGGAAAATCATAAGAGTATCGTTGGTTTTCCAGGATCTGTACTCGTTAGTAATGCAGAGTTGCTAACGTTACCTTGTGATGTTCTGATTCCTGCTGCATTAGAAAACCAAATCACTGAGGAAAATGTAGATCAGATACAAGCGCAAATAGTGGCGGAGGCGGCTAACGGCCCTGTAACGCTAGAAGCTAACCGAGTGCTAGAGGCGCGAGGTGTGACTGTATTACCAGACATCTTGGCAAATGCTGGGGGTGTGGTGGTGAGTTATTTGGAATGGGTGCAAGGTCTTTCTTATCTATTTTGGGATGAGGAACGGGTTAACAAGGAAATGGAACATTTGATGGTGCAAGCTTACCGTCAGGTGATACAACAATCCAAAATGCGGCAAGTTCCTTTGCGGTTATCAGCTTATACTTTGGGCGTAGGTAGAGTTGCTCAGGCTTTGCATGATAGAGGTCTTTATCCTTAA